Proteins found in one Triticum aestivum cultivar Chinese Spring chromosome 4D, IWGSC CS RefSeq v2.1, whole genome shotgun sequence genomic segment:
- the LOC123095750 gene encoding uncharacterized protein, which yields MTPQALLLLLLAAAVAVAAASAAPANGAANDLLPKYGLPKGLIPDSVSSYTFDEATGDFEIHLAGTCYVRFGDHLVYYEKTLRGCLSKGRITGLAGIQAKKLFLWVSVSGIVAHPAEGTLEFQVGFVSEELSASLFDRVPACGASAGAQLRGVAGVIQELGLLPVAEA from the exons ATGACTCCCcaagccctcctcctcctcctcctcgccgccgccgtcgccgtcgccgccgcctccgcggccCCGGCGAACGGCGCGGCGAACGACCTCCTGCCCAAGTACGGCCTCCCCAAGGGCCTCATCCCGGACTCGGTCTCCTCCTACACCTTCGACGAGGCCACGGGCGACTTCGAGATCCACCTCGCGGGCACCTGCTACGTCCGCTTCGGCGACCACCTCGTCTACTACGAGAAGACCCTCCGCGGCTGCCTCTCCAAGGGGCGGATCACCGGCCTCGCCGGCATCCAGGCCAAGAAGCTCTTCCTCTGGGTctccgtctccggcatcgtcgcgcACCCCGCGGAGGGCACCCTCGAGTTCCAGGTCGGCTTCGTCTCCGAGGAGCTCTCCGCCTCGCTCTTCGACCGGGTGCCCGCCTGcggcgccagcgccggcgcgcaGCTCCGCGGCGTCGCCGGGGTCATCCAGGAGCTCGGCCTGCTCCCCGTAGCAGAG GCTTGA